The DNA window ggtgtttctctctttatttttggtAACGTTTTCATCATTCCCAGAATTCAatatcagcaaaaaaaaaattcaaattcaaatcagcaatcaatcaaagaaagaagagaagaatatTGCAGCGacaatcattgttttttttttttctttaacaatgaAGTTTTTGAGGCCAATACAGTTTGAgtataatttctttcttttattgccTAACagtcatttaaattattttgagacTGATCGCTCAATATTGACTGTGGATCAGGCGGGGCAGCAACATATGCTAGACTGATTCCAAACATTAAGAAGAGATATGACTATGGAGTAATGATATTCATCCTCACATTCAATCTGGTCTCAGTATCTGGTATACGTGAAGAAAATGTCATGGAAATAGCTCGTGAACGTCTCGTGATGATTGTTATGGGCTTCGCTATCTGCATTTGCAcaagcttattttttttccccacatGGGCTAGTGATGAGATTCATAATTCTATGGTCTCCAAATTCGAAGACCTTGCAAGCTCCATCGAAGGTTggcaattcaacaaattaattaagaattcaatcaaataggtttttatatttttttaattttatgattatttgaaCCACATCTCTATAATTATgtgaggttgttttttaaaatattttttatttaaaaatatattaaaatgatatatatttttattttttaaaatttgtttgaaacgtcgaataaaaaaaaatgtttttaaaaaattttaaatgtgcAATTTgaatacaataccaaacacaataaaaactgAGTGTATGAACTGCATTTTATCTTTCTTGACAGTAAAAACTAGAAAGGAGCGAGAATTTTTACTGTTTTGCAGGATGCGTAGAGGAGTATTTCAGATTAGTCGGCGACAAGGAAAACCAGTCAGTTCATCCAATTGCTAGTTTCAGGAACTGCGTATCAGTGCTAAACTCTAAGGCAAAGGATGAATCCTTGGTATAATATTCCTTCCTTTGTCCCCCAATATTTAGAAAATAGCATAAGCATCCActgttaattattattgaatttttaaaaggaTGACCCATATATagataatttaacaaaaaggaaATTAGAAGTTAATAATAAATGTTTGGCTTTCGAGGCCATTTGTTTTGTGCAAATTCAATAGAACTTATATAACTAAGAGTTCTGTAACGCTACAACTGAGAAAGATTTTGGGCTTTCTTTTCCCTAGGAAAGTGTCAAAGACACTATTGAAGTTTGGTTAGCCAAACTAATTTccttgtgataatttttttttttatcctgtcAAATATAACAATTTTCTCACCTCAATTCACTGACTTGTGCTGCCTATTTATCTGTAGGATTGTCCTGAGTAATTTTTTTCCCCATGTTTCCTGCTATCTCTTTTGCTCAagcaatcaataaaaatatggagtCTGGTGTTTTTAGGTAAATTTTGCAAAATGGGAACCGTGGCATGGAAAATTTGGGCTGTTCCACCCTTGGGAGAAATACCAAAAGATTGGCGAGGTTCTTAGAGAATTGGCTGCCACCATACTTTCACTCAAGGGTTCTCTTAATTCTTCCAAAGAGGTAATATATACTGACTTTTGTTTCaacatttcaatttttccatTTAAGTTTCTGAAATCTGTTGACCTAAACCATTGAAATTGTGTTATCATAGCCCCTGCAAGCTTTGAGGGTGTCAATCAAAGAACCTTGTGAAGCAGCTGGCTCATCACTTGCATGGACCCTGAGAGAGCTGGGAGAGAGCATCAAGAAAATGAGACGGTGCCAGTCAGAGCCTTTCATAGTGCCAAGGTTAAAATTAGCAAGACAAGGGCTTAGTCAGGTCATGTCTCCTTTCAAACTAGGAAAACTTGATACAGCTGAGGGACTTGCAATAGCATGCTTTGTGTTCTCACTGATGGAGCTGGCAGAGAAGCTTGAAGGTTTAGCCAAGGAGGTGGAAGAGCTTGGAGAACTTGCTGGTTTCAACCGAAGCTAAATTTCTAAGTGATCGATAATATTGCGCGCAACCATTTGCCAAGTCTTTGGCTtggccaatatatatatatatctatatgcTTAATAAAAGAGGtctaaaatgccaaaaaaaaaaaaaaagataagaaaaggtctcgttaattttattaagaaaacagTAGCGATCACTTGATCAGACGATGTTCTCACTAGATTtgaatacatataataaaatcagtATCTTATATTCATGATGTGATGTGTAGCTGTGCTTTTAAAGCTAATCAAGAAATAATACTAATGGAATCTAAACTGCCAATCTGATTGAAATTTTACTCGGCCATTGAAATGaaaaggttttaaatttttatttttttttcgttttaaattgtatttggatacattttgattttactaattaaatttaatttttttaatattttttgataattttattagacAAACAAAGATGCAATGTAGCATGGGTCCAACTGCGAATCTTCCAGCCCACGATCCACCTCGAAACCAGAGGCCATGGGGGTTGTACTATAAACTCGGCCGAGAAGCACTTAAAGATTAAAGCAAAACAATTTGGGGCTTAGAAAAAGGTTGTTTTACAACTAGCCGACAGCATCACTAGCTTTGTTCTTGACCTATTTTTACTTTATAGTCAAATAGTTGGAACTTGAAAGCCCACTTAAGCTATGGTGGCAGAGAAACATACAGCCTGCGAACCACAGGAGAGTCAGTGACGCTCATGACCCACCGGAACAAAAGATATACACTTTCCAGATCAGAACTACCCACCTGTGTGCCTGCGCCTTCTTATGTGAAAAGTCTGAAGTCTTTGTAAGAAGTTAAGAAGAGGGTAGCATTCCAAAATGTCAGACAAAGGCGGATGACATGAAATAAAGAACGCCGGCATGGATGGAACAAAGGCGGCCCCTTTAAAGGACTAATGAATACAGGTGGCACCATCTCTCAACTTCTTTTCTAAAGTCATATCATATTTAGAAGATCCAATCTAAgcttaaaatctaaattaatatcTAGGTCATAATTTGTAGGCTAACTCAatctaaactttgatttaaaaaaaattaaattaaattaaaacaatattattttaataaaaaaaagtttttaattgcTCGTATTAGTAAATCACTAGATTAAACTCACTTGTCTAGACCAAGTCTTCTAACTAAGAGATCACTCCAAAAATATCCATACTTCTCTTATTGTTCTTCTTGAagaataaaataggataatatatatatatatatatatatatatatatatatatataagaataattaCATAGGcagaaacaatataaaaagaaagcaatgcaaaattcaatcaaatatgATCACACCAcaaatatttattcaaaaagATTTAGTATGCCTTTTAAAAGTTTACAACTccttaaataaacccaaaaaccaACCCAAAcaatctagaaaaaataaaattattaagcatattgtttaattttaaaaaataaatagaaaaaataaaaatagtttttctcaAAAACCTCTTACACCAGTCtccctaaatttttttaaaaaaaaccaccagtTGAGTTTAAATTACTATTTTCTCAATCTTATAGATGTCTAATCAAggctctcaaatattttttattccttcgtTTCTAGTGTATAATAGTTTTAGATATTATCCTCGGTcccttcattttaaattttgcatAAGAGACATCATCTGACAATTAATTTCTCTCCAATTGGCTTCTAGAGTAATGAATAACAAACCTCAAACTTCCTTCACCAACATGCAATGTATCCATATAACCACTGAACAAATTTATCTTTGTAATTATATTAAACTTGTAATAAAATGGGTTAATATAACTgaaattaacaacaacaaaattgaacATCTTCATATTCTCTTTGCACTCAACCTATAACTTATCGATGAGGATATTATTAATgacattatcattatcattactaTCATTATTTATGCTATTATTGTCAACATAATCATCATCAAACTAAACATCATAAATTGATGGAGAATACTAATTTATACTTATCTCATCGTAAACAGGATCACCAAGAATCTCTAAGATACTCATCATGATCAATAAGTTGTCTCATCTGTTTATACTTCTAAAACGGGTTTTCAAAAGTGGTTATGGATATATGATCACTGTCTTCATGATCCTCtaattttctcttcttcaactCCGCTAATCGACGGAATAATTCTTCAACTTGCACCTGCATGTTTATTATAGTTAGTTGACatgttaattttgtaatttttctctgTATGTCTTGTATCACCAGTTCTTGAACgtattttttcaaagaaaaacctCATATTTCCTTCCTATATGAGCACGTCTTATTTTGTGACCATCTTTTCTAATTATGATTATTcaacaatacaaaataattaactacCAGAAATCATTGGGTTATAATACCAATTGACTTGGACATAAATaacacaagaaaaacaataagaacaATCAACATAAAATTCTATCGAATATGGTCACATCACAAACTctatttcaagattttattactGGATATTTCTCTTTGAGTATTTTGCTACTCTAAAAGgtttacaaatatttaaatagaaccaaaaactaacataaataaaccatgaaatccaaaaataaaggaaaagcaaTAAATTtcctaaataaactaggaaaaataaaaatattaaaaatatcatttaatttcctaaactaaataaaaaggataaaaatgattaagaaaaaataatttttaaaaaccccCTGCATCATATAAGGATTGAAATCATTTGTTGCAAAAATGATGGAGAAACCAATGAAAgttgaaatgaaaaatcaaatgaacTTCGTTGGGTTTGGCTGGTGCATTATTGTTAAAAGTGTTCATGATACGAATATAACAACTATTATCTGCAACTCTAGGATGTACTCCAAGGGTGATACTTTTGGTATTAGTGTAAACTAGACGTGGGCTTGCACTACACTATAgatttgcatttttttccccTATAAAACGATATTTAGATGTTGTAATCacgtttaaaaaaaagaaaaaaaatcaacaatttaaagTTATAGTCTCAACCAAGTctaataagttggttttattttaattaaacgtTAAAAAAATTAGGCAATGAtagtaaaaagattaaaaaaaattaaaaaaaaactagaagtacaaaattggataaaaaatagacaaaaaaaccTGGTTCGAGTTAACCTGAGGTAGTGTGATAGACAAGTAACCTAGGTAATAAGGGGTGGgctaacccgggttaacttgtaAAATACATGGTCTAAgtcataagatcaagataactcgatatataaaaaaaaaaaaccacaaaaccaatttttaaaaaaaacactaatgtCGAacaatgaaattggaaaaaaaaataagtcaaaacaAATGTCAACTTGTGTTAACTCTTCAAACCAATGACCCGGGTCATTAAACTGAAAGCATCATGCATAGAAAAACTGTGAAACTCAATCCTTTGCAGATGAaacatcaaatgatgaaattgaaaaaaaaaaatcgattatacaaaaggattcaaaataaattagagagtaactataattttttgaattaaagggtggaattgaaaggaaaattaactttaatataaagacaaaaaagatcaaagaatgaagatcaaattgaaaaatataataaaccataaatttggattaaggtatggaattgaaacccaataaaaaaaaatgcacaaaaaggttaagaaaaaaattagaaatcaaaagaatagggaccaaagtggaaaaaacaacattgtcaaattatgattgaatgatgaaattgaaaagaaaattaaaactttacaaaaggaccaagaacaaaaacttaaaaattaaaacaatagaCACCAAATCCgaagaaaaacacaaattgaGGGGCTAGCTTGAAAATCTAAAGGGTCGGGCGTGAAAACCGAGGAAAAAAGGGGTTGTCAGTGCCAAACCGGACATCCATCGATTACATGCATCATCCAGGGCTAGAAGGGTTGCTGAGATGAATCGAACGTTGTCCCAAAAGCCCTCATTTGACCACCAAGAGACATCACACACGCTGTCCAAAAATAACGACCAACATTTATGCACCGACGCAAGCAAGCACTtgacaactattttttaaaaaatatttattatagagTAAAGTAAAAATATGCCCCTAACCctacttaataataaaaaaaccaaggtgaaaatgaaaaaataaaaaaaatcctggaCGAAagttaaagcatttttttttacttcaaaggCAATTTAGTAAATTCAATGtgcatttaaaacaaaaacggCAAAAATGCTCCTAGCTGTCaggtctaattttttttctccaatggtaatttaatattttaattgttcaaaaattaacaaaaagaacGTATTGCCTCATCAATTAGACCAAATGTTTTTTCCATGGGGGGCAAAACTGTAACTCCATTATTGCAATTCACATTTTCATTGAGTCTAGAGCTACAATAATTAGCATTGTGGATTTCACTCTTCtctcttaatatattttgttactAGTTTATAAGATTGTGTTATGTTGCGGGtcagaataatttttaattttaaagtaacaaaaaatatgcaagTCATTGAGAACAATTTGACATTGTTTTTGAATCCACCAGAGTGGATGAACCTTGAAACCTCATAATTCAAATCCCTTCCTAActcgggtttaaaattaaactgcgTAGAAGTTGTCCTAACTTGACCATGTCGACTTAGCTGATCAAAAAATAACCCGGTcaaccgataaaaaaaatataatgataaaattgagaaaaattaacgaaaatgacataaaaaaatctattggcCTAACTTCTTGCATATtccaggtttaaaattaaattgtataagaattgttttgatataatctAATTAGCTACCATTAA is part of the Populus trichocarpa isolate Nisqually-1 chromosome 2, P.trichocarpa_v4.1, whole genome shotgun sequence genome and encodes:
- the LOC7480702 gene encoding aluminum-activated malate transporter 2 — its product is MGSTVIPIPDGDQGFADLKEKRKFQVSLSPIVSFVQKNKDSIKKIIHCIKVGTALVLVSLVYFVDRLYKEIGDDNAMWAIMTVVVIFEFHAGATLGKGFYRGIGTVLGGGLGCIAAILGEQVGGIGNPFIVGVSLFIFGGAATYARLIPNIKKRYDYGVMIFILTFNLVSVSGIREENVMEIARERLVMIVMGFAICICTSLFFFPTWASDEIHNSMVSKFEDLASSIEGCVEEYFRLVGDKENQSVHPIASFRNCVSVLNSKAKDESLVNFAKWEPWHGKFGLFHPWEKYQKIGEVLRELAATILSLKGSLNSSKEPLQALRVSIKEPCEAAGSSLAWTLRELGESIKKMRRCQSEPFIVPRLKLARQGLSQVMSPFKLGKLDTAEGLAIACFVFSLMELAEKLEGLAKEVEELGELAGFNRS